A stretch of DNA from Micromonospora sp. NBC_01813:
GGACCCGGCGCTCCGGGGAAGATGTTCGAGCAGCTCGAGAAGGCAAGCGGCGAGCCGGTCGGCGACCTGGGCAAGGTGCTGGCCATCGACACCGGTGGCCGGAGCCTCACCGCCGACGAGCAGGAGCTGCTCGTCGCCGGCAAGGAGGTCGAGGGCGTCAAGGTGTTGGGCGCGATCTCCGGCGACCGGAGCATCCTCGACACGACGATGGCTGACCTCGCCGACGGCGTGTACGACGGTGGCGGCGGTACCCCTACGGGATCCCTGCTCTTCGCCTCGTACATCCCGGACGGCCGCGAGTGGTGTCTGACGATGTGCATGGCCTACGGCAGGTCCTTCTGGGAGTGCGTCATGTCCCGGCGAGACGGCGGCCCGTTCGTGACCCTGGATGTGTCCGGGGAGACGACGGTGGGCCAGACGAAGGCGGCCTTCGAGCGCGCCAACCAGGTGCCCGTGGCCGGGCCATCGAGAGTGGAAACGCTGATCGGCGACGGTGAGCCCGCAGCGGGGGACATCGAGAAGCTGCTCGACGGCAAGGACGTCGACTCGCTGCGCCGGGTTGCCACGGTCGAGCGGCCCGATCCGCAGTGGGCGTTGGCCGACGTCGCGGAACACTCGGGCGTCACTCACCGGGAAACGACGATCCACCTCTTCACCTTCACGGTTCCGTACCTCGGGAAGATCCTCGCGGTCTGCATCTCGTACGACGACGGGAAGACCTGGAAATGCACGGCCCGGCAGTGGGGCGGGTTCTAGGGCGGGCTGATTCCCTCCAGGGCGAGACGTACCAGCCGTTGCACCTCGGCCGCGCTGGCCGACTCGGTGGCCAACGCGATCGCGTTGACGAGGGTCACCAGGTCGGCCATCGCGACGTCCGGGCGTACGGCTCCCTCGTCGACGGCCCGGCGCCGCAGCGGTTCGCCCGCAGTCACGAGCATCGCGGAGCAACAGGACTCGCTCTCCGGCGGCGTCTTGAGCAGCGAGGTGACCAGGCCTCTGGTCGTCGTGCTGTACACCGCCAGCTCGCACAGCCACGTCGTCAGCGCCTGACGGGCATCGGGCCCGGCCACCAGATCCCCGGCGCGGGTGCACAGCGCTTCGACCCGGTCGTGGAAGACCGCCTCCAGCAGCGCCCACCGGGACGGGAAATGTCGATGCAGGGTCGCCGAGCCCACGCCGGCGGCGCGGGCGATCTCCTCCAGGGAGGCGTACGCGCCGTCGCGGGCGACCGCCTCGCTGGCCGCCGCGACGATCAGGGCGCGGTTGCGTTGTGCGTCAGCTCTCATCGTCTGCCATTTGGAGAAGTGGGGTGTCACCCCATATCGTAGCCGACAGGAAACGGGGCACCACCCCACTTATTCAGGAGGAAGCATGACCGTCCTTGTCATCGGCGCGACCGGCAAGCAGGGCGGGGCCACCGCCCGGGCACTGCTCGACCAGGGTGTCGCGGTACGCGCACTGGTCCGCGACACCCGTTCCGACGCCGCGCTGGCCCTGCGGGAACGCGGAGCCGAACTGGTCCGTGGCGACCTGGACGACCCCGCCTCGCTGCTCGCCGCAGCCACCGGAGCCGACGGCGTCTTCTCCATCCCGTTCCCCGACCTCACCGATCTGCAGGGCGACGCCGAACTCCGCCGCAGCCGCAACGTCGTCGAGGCCGCACACAAGGCCGGCGTGTCACACTTCGTTCACAGCAGCGTCGCCGGCGCCGGCGACTTCCACCGCAACCAGCCCGGCTGGGCCGAGGGCCGCTGGGACCGGCACTACTGGGAGAGCAAGGCAGCCATCGACGAACTGGTGCGCACCGGCGGCTTCGCCCACTGGACCGTACTCAAGCCCGCGACCTTCATGGAAAATCTGGTCGGCTGGTCCTACATGTTCGGCGACTGGTCCAGCGGCACCATCGTCACCGGCTTCGCCGAGGACACCCGCATCTCCTGGATCGCGGTCGACGACATCGGCCAGGCCGCAGCGACCGCCTTCACCGCGCCGGGCACGCTCGACGGCATGGACGTGGAACTCGCCGGCGACCTGCGCACGATGACCGAGGTCGCCACCATCCTCAGCGAGGTCACCGGTCGGAACATCACCGCTCCGGTCTTCACCCCACAGGAGGCAGTCGAGCACGGTCTACAGCCGTTCATGATCAACGCCACCGAGCAGATCAACGAGAACGGCTCCCCCGCGCGTCCGGAGATCGCCCAAGCACTCGGCCTGCCCACCACCGACTTCCGCACCTGGGCCCGACGTACGTTCTCCTGACCCACGCCACGTGCCGGACCGCCGTCTACCCCGCACCGACGACTGACGCAGCTGGCCGGTTGCGGACAGTGCCCGCCTCCCTGGCCTGCTGGCCCTGGCCGTAGCCGCCATCGCGACCACCGGGTTCAGCTCGGCCGGTCTGCCGATCGTGGTCGCCTTGGCCATCGTCCTGGTACTCGTCGCGGTCGCGCTGTGGCAGGGCCGCCCCGGTTCCCGGTATGCCGGTCTTGCCGTCGGGTTGCTGCTGTTCGTCTACGGCACGCATCTCGCCGGTCGCGGCGAGTCCCCCAGCCTGGAACTGATGGTCGGCATCGCCATCTCGGTGCTGGTGCTGACCCGGAAATCCCGGGCCTGGACCGCTCGCCCCTGAACTCGCCCTCGTATGCCGGCTGCCACCGGTTCGTCCCCTCCTGCCGAGGATCGCGCCTGTGTGGTTGACACACAGTCACCTATCCACAGTCAGGTACCGATAGAGCCTTATGCCACAGCGGCATGATCATGCCGCTGTGGCATAAGGCTTTTCGGCAGTACCGCACCTGGACTTGGATGGCCGCCGCCCTGACGTCTGCGTCGCTGCCCGACCGACAGCGCGGCAGGTTCTGCAGCACTCCAGCCACGGTGGTAGGCAGGTGGTCAGAGGTCGAGGGCCGCGACGGCGGTCGTCACATGCTCGTGGGCCTGGCAGCGCCCGCCGCCGGTAGCGACGCCGCAGGGCGTACCGCGTTTCGTGGGGGCACCGCAGAGCACGGCGGGGTCGTGGACGTGGCAGAAGCCGGACGGTCGGGCGACGATCGGGCAGGGTCGGCCGACCTTGGTCCTGGCCCGGCACTGGGCTCCGTCGCCGGTCGCCGCCGGTCGCGGTGCGGCCCGGCGGCGTGGCTGCGGGGCCGGTGGCGCCGGGACGCCGGCGGCCGACAGCGCCTCCTGCTGACCGCGAGCGGCGAGCCGGTCGGCGCGTTCGTTCTCCACGTGGCCGGCGTGGCCCTTCACCCAGTGCCAGACGACCTTCTCGTGGCGGGCGACGGCCGCGTCGAGTTCCCGCCACAGGTCCTCGTTCTTGACCGGCTCGCCCGCCTTCGTACGCCAGCCGTTGCGTTTCCAGTTCGCCATCCACGACATGATGCCGTTACGGACGTACGTGCTGTCGGTGAACAGGTCGACTGCGGACGGGCGGGTCAGCGCGGCCAGCGCCCGGATCGGGGCGGTGAGTTCCATCCGGTTGTTCGTCGTGGGGGTGGACTCGCCGCCACACAACTCCTTCTCGACCTCGCCGTAGCGCAGCAGCGCACCCCAGCCGCCCGGCCCCGGATTGCCGCTGCACGCGCCGTCGGTCCAGATCTGCACCCGCGTCGTCGCCACCCCCGTCACCCGGACAACCTACCGTGACCGGGTCAGGGGCCGGCCCGGCGCTGCACGCTGCATCTCGTACGGTAAGATGAAGTGGAGATCATCTCCGTTTTGTCGACCCCGAGGTGCTCATGACCGACCAGCCGCTACCCGCCGGCACCAGCCCCAAGCCACTGCGCGCCGACGCCCAACGCAACCGCGCCGCCCTGCTCGCCACGGCCCGGGAGCTCTTCGCCACCGGGGCCTTCTTCGACCTGCGCTTCGATGACTTCGCCCGGCTGGCCGGGGTGGGCACCGGCACGCTGTACCGCCACTTCCCCACCCGGGAGGCGCTGGCCGAGGCGGTCTACCGCGAGGAGGTCGCCACGCTGTGCGGTCGCGCCCGCGACCTGCAGGCCACGCTGCCCGCAGCGGAGGCGTTGGCGACCTTCCTGCGCGGCATGGTCGACTACCTGCAGGCCCACGCCGGCCTCGCCCGGACCCTGTCCACGCTGATGACCACCGGAGCGTCGGCGAGTGCCGGATCGGGCACCCTCGCCGAGGGCAGTCGGGCGCTGGAACAGGCCGTCACCGACCTGGTGGCCGCCGCCGCCAGCAGCGGCGCCGTCCGCGACGACGTGGGCGCCGGCACCGTCATGATGGCGCTGCACGGCATCGGCGCGGCCCACGACCGCGACGACTGGCGAGCCGAGGCCGACGGCGTCATCACCCTCGTCCTGGACGGGCTGCGCCGATCCCCTACGGACGCAGCCCAGCGGCCTGGTGGCTAGCGGAGCAGGCCGCGCCGGTAACCTTCGGCGACCGCGGCCGCCCGGTCCCGTACGCCGAGTTTGTCGTAGATGTGCTGCAGGTGGGTCTTGATGCTCGCCTCGCTGATGAACAGCAACCTCGCCGCTTCCCGGTTGCCGGCACCGTCGGCGACCAGTTGGAGCACCTCCCGCTCCCGGCTACTCAGCGCCAACCCGGTCGGTCGGCGTACCCGGCCCATCAGTCGGCCCGCGGCGGACGGCGCGAGTACCGACTCGCCGCGGTGGGCGGCCCGGACGGCGCGGATCAGGTCCTCGGGTGGGGTGTCCTTGAGCAGGTAGCCGGTGGCGCCCGCCTCGACCGCCGGCAGTACGTCGGTCTCGCTGTCGAAGGTGGTGAGCACCAGTACGCGTACCGATGGTGCCCTCTGGGCGAGGGCGGCGATCGCCTCGACGCCGGACATCTGCGGCATCCGCAGGTCCATCAGCACCACGTCGACCCGCAGCCGTACCGCCTCGGTGACCGCGTCCCGACCGTTGGCGGCCTCGCCGGCCACCTCGATGTCGGGCAGGTCCGCGAAGGCGCCCCGGAGTCCGTTGCGGACGATCGGGTGGTCGTCGACGATCAGGATGCGGATCATGAAGCCAGCATCGGGATCGCCGGCACCCGTACGCTGATCGCGGTCCCCTCGGCCGGACCGCTCTCGATCTCCATCGCACCTCCCACGCTGCGGACCCGTTGCACCATGCTCCGCAGGCCGAAGCCCTGGTCCGAGCCACCGTTCATGCCTCGCCCGTCGTCACGGACGTCGAGCAGGACCACGTCGGTCAGGTAGGACAGGGTCAGCCCCACCCGGGACGCGTCCGCGTGGCGGGCCACGTTGTGCAGCGCCTCCTGCGCGACCCGCAACAGCGTGACATCGATCGCCGGGCTTAGCGCGACCTGTTCGCCGGTGACGTCGAAGCGCATGGCGATGCCGGTGTCGTCGGCCCAGCGCCGGGCCAGGTCGCCCAGTGCCGCCGGCAGGTGGGCGGCCTCCAGCTGGCGCGGCTGCAACGCCTGCACCGACCGGCGGGCCTCGTCCAGGCTCTCCCGGGCCAGGGTCAGCGCCCGGTCCACGTGCTCACGCGCCCGGTCCATCTGCTCACCCGCCCGGTCCATCTGCCCACCTGCCGGAGTCGGCGAATGCCAGACCCGCTGGGCCGCCTGCACCTGGGTGATGATGCCGGTCAGGCCTTGGGCCAGCGAGTCGTGGATCTCCCCGGCCATCCGTTGCCGCTCGTCGCGTACGCCGGCTTCGCGGGCCTGGGCCAGCAGTTGGGCGTGCAGCCCGGCGTTCTCCTCCAGTGTCGCCTCCAGTCGGGCGACCAACTGTTGACGCCGCTCGTGCTGCTGGGTGCTCCGCTCGGCGAGCACGATGCCGGCGCTGATCGCCACGGTCTGGATGACGATCACCCCCAGGTAGGTGCCGAGCGCCTGCACCGTCGCGGCCGGCGCGTCGGTCGCCATGGTGTTGATGGCGACCGACGCGCCGAGCACGCCGACCGCCCCCAGCGGCCACGGCCGCAACTGGTACGCGTGGAAGAACCCGGTGATGGCGAAGAGCAGGAAGATCACGTCGCGGGCCATCAGCGCGATGCTGAGCGTGAGCAGCCCGGCGAAGTAGATCAGCATCGGCAGGGTCCGCCTGCGGCGGTCCGGCGGCACCCGGGTGTGTCCCAGGTACACCCACCCGGCGGTCGCCCCGACCAGACCCAGGGTGATCGCATGGTCGCGCCAGGTCCGGCCGGGCTGGGTCAGGGCGATCGCCGTCGAGGCGGGCAGCAGCAGCCAGGGCACCCCGACGAGCAACCTGTCGTACCAGCGGTCCCAGCCGGGGCCGGTGTCACCGCTCGTCGACGCTCGCACCTTCGCCTCGCTTCCGGTGGAACAGCTTCGGCTCATTCCCAACGGAACAGCTTCGCCGCCGCACCGCCGGCGGCGACCGCGATCAGCGCCATTATCCCGAGTCGCAGCAGCTGCGACGAGCCTGCCGCCCCGGCCACCGCGTCACCCGACCAGCCGACCAGCCGACCAGCAGCGACTGCGCCCCGGGCGGGGTGTAGTCGCCGAGGCGCATCAGGAAATCCGGCAGGAGAAACCGCGGCAGGAAGACACCACCGGCGAACATGGTCACCATGTACACGACCATTGCCAGTCCGTTGGCGACCCGGGAGGTGGGTGCGACCGCGGCTATCAGCATGCCGATCGCCAGGATCGCGCCGAAACCGAGCAGGAACGCGGCCGCGAACCCGAACGGCCGTCGTGGCAGTGGCACGTCGAGGACCAGCCAGGCCGAGACGATCAGCAGTACGGCCGCCACGACCGCCGCGACCAGGGCGACAATGAGCTGCGCCACCAGCACCGTGCCGGGATGCACCGGAGTGGTCGACATCCGCCGCAGGATTCCCCGCTCCCGGTAACCGGCCACCACTCCCGGGATGTGCTGCAGCCCGACGATGCCGAGGCCGAGTACGAGTGCGCTCGGGGCCCAGAGCTCCACGAACCGGACTCCGCCGAACTCCGGCGACGGTTCCCGCAGCGCGGGGACAGCGCCGAGCCCGAGCAGGATCGCGGTCGGGAACAGCACCCCGAAGACGACCGCCATCGGTTCCCGCAGGAACAGCTTCGCCTCGGCGACGGTGAGTTTGCGCAGCGCGGACATCAGGCGGACTTCTTCCGGGTGAGGGTGACGAAGGCGTCGTCCAGGCTGGCCTGCTCGACCCGCAGGTCATGAGCGACGACGCGCTGCCGGGCCAGGACCGAGGTGACCGCCTGCAGTAGGTTCCCGGTGCCGGTCACCACCGTCTGCTGCCCGTGGTGCTGGACGCCGGTCACCTCGGGCAGGTCGGTCAGCAGCCGCTCGTCCAGCGCCGCTGAGGGCCGGAACCGTACCCGTTGCTCGGCCGCCACGGACGCGACCAGGCCGGCGGGGGTGTCGAGCGCGACCACCCGCCCGGCGTCGATCAGCGCGAGCCGGTCACAGAGCCGTTCCGCCTCGTCCATGAAGTGGGTGACGAGCACGATCGTCACGCCGGTGTCGCGTACCTCTTCGATCAGGTCCCAGGTGTCCCGCCGGGCCTGCGGGTCGAGCCCGGTGGTGAGCTCGTCGAGCACCGCGACGGTGGGTCGGCCGGCCAGGGCGAGCGCGACCGACAGTCGCTGCTGCTGCCCGCCGGAGAGCTTGCGGTACGGGGTGTCGCGCTTCCCGGCGAGACCGAGCATGTCCAGCAGCCGCCGCCCGTCGGCCGGCTCGTGGTAGAACGACCGGTACAGATCCATCGCCTCGGCCACCGTCTGCCTGTCCGGCAGCCGGTGCTCCTGCAACTGCACCCCGACCTTTTGCCGTAGCTCACGCCGGTCGCGTCGCGGATCGAGGCCGAGCACCGTGACCTGGCCACAATCGGGGGTACGCAGACCGCTCACGCATTCGACGGTGGTCGTCTTGCCGGCGCCGTTCGGGCCGAGGATGCCGAAGATCTCGCCCTCCTCGACCGTGAACGACACGTCGTCGACGGCGACCGTGTGCCCGTACCGCTTGTAGAGGTTCGTCACCTCGATGATCGCCATGGCAACCAGCATGGCCCGCCGCCGGCGGTTGCCGGATCCCCCAGCCGGCACCGAGGTCGGTCGATCCGCGCATCAACCAATCGGTTGCCCCTGGCTTCGGCACCTCAACTCGATGCGGAGCCGCAGCCGGGATCGCGTCGATGGATCGCGACCTCATGCTGTCAGCGGAATCGCTGGCTCTCCGTTGCCTGGGTCGGCAGGCTGGCAGCGTGGAGACGGGATTCAGTG
This window harbors:
- a CDS encoding TetR/AcrR family transcriptional regulator yields the protein MRADAQRNRALIVAAASEAVARDGAYASLEEIARAAGVGSATLHRHFPSRWALLEAVFHDRVEALCTRAGDLVAGPDARQALTTWLCELAVYSTTTRGLVTSLLKTPPESESCCSAMLVTAGEPLRRRAVDEGAVRPDVAMADLVTLVNAIALATESASAAEVQRLVRLALEGISPP
- a CDS encoding NmrA/HSCARG family protein yields the protein MTVLVIGATGKQGGATARALLDQGVAVRALVRDTRSDAALALRERGAELVRGDLDDPASLLAAATGADGVFSIPFPDLTDLQGDAELRRSRNVVEAAHKAGVSHFVHSSVAGAGDFHRNQPGWAEGRWDRHYWESKAAIDELVRTGGFAHWTVLKPATFMENLVGWSYMFGDWSSGTIVTGFAEDTRISWIAVDDIGQAAATAFTAPGTLDGMDVELAGDLRTMTEVATILSEVTGRNITAPVFTPQEAVEHGLQPFMINATEQINENGSPARPEIAQALGLPTTDFRTWARRTFS
- the rnhA gene encoding ribonuclease HI, which codes for MATTRVQIWTDGACSGNPGPGGWGALLRYGEVEKELCGGESTPTTNNRMELTAPIRALAALTRPSAVDLFTDSTYVRNGIMSWMANWKRNGWRTKAGEPVKNEDLWRELDAAVARHEKVVWHWVKGHAGHVENERADRLAARGQQEALSAAGVPAPPAPQPRRRAAPRPAATGDGAQCRARTKVGRPCPIVARPSGFCHVHDPAVLCGAPTKRGTPCGVATGGGRCQAHEHVTTAVAALDL
- a CDS encoding TetR/AcrR family transcriptional regulator encodes the protein MTDQPLPAGTSPKPLRADAQRNRAALLATARELFATGAFFDLRFDDFARLAGVGTGTLYRHFPTREALAEAVYREEVATLCGRARDLQATLPAAEALATFLRGMVDYLQAHAGLARTLSTLMTTGASASAGSGTLAEGSRALEQAVTDLVAAAASSGAVRDDVGAGTVMMALHGIGAAHDRDDWRAEADGVITLVLDGLRRSPTDAAQRPGG
- a CDS encoding response regulator transcription factor, translated to MIRILIVDDHPIVRNGLRGAFADLPDIEVAGEAANGRDAVTEAVRLRVDVVLMDLRMPQMSGVEAIAALAQRAPSVRVLVLTTFDSETDVLPAVEAGATGYLLKDTPPEDLIRAVRAAHRGESVLAPSAAGRLMGRVRRPTGLALSSREREVLQLVADGAGNREAARLLFISEASIKTHLQHIYDKLGVRDRAAAVAEGYRRGLLR
- a CDS encoding sensor histidine kinase yields the protein MRASTSGDTGPGWDRWYDRLLVGVPWLLLPASTAIALTQPGRTWRDHAITLGLVGATAGWVYLGHTRVPPDRRRRTLPMLIYFAGLLTLSIALMARDVIFLLFAITGFFHAYQLRPWPLGAVGVLGASVAINTMATDAPAATVQALGTYLGVIVIQTVAISAGIVLAERSTQQHERRQQLVARLEATLEENAGLHAQLLAQAREAGVRDERQRMAGEIHDSLAQGLTGIITQVQAAQRVWHSPTPAGGQMDRAGEQMDRAREHVDRALTLARESLDEARRSVQALQPRQLEAAHLPAALGDLARRWADDTGIAMRFDVTGEQVALSPAIDVTLLRVAQEALHNVARHADASRVGLTLSYLTDVVLLDVRDDGRGMNGGSDQGFGLRSMVQRVRSVGGAMEIESGPAEGTAISVRVPAIPMLAS
- a CDS encoding ABC transporter permease, with the translated sequence MSALRKLTVAEAKLFLREPMAVVFGVLFPTAILLGLGAVPALREPSPEFGGVRFVELWAPSALVLGLGIVGLQHIPGVVAGYRERGILRRMSTTPVHPGTVLVAQLIVALVAAVVAAVLLIVSAWLVLDVPLPRRPFGFAAAFLLGFGAILAIGMLIAAVAPTSRVANGLAMVVYMVTMFAGGVFLPRFLLPDFLMRLGDYTPPGAQSLLVGWSAGRVTRWPGRQARRSCCDSG
- a CDS encoding ABC transporter ATP-binding protein, whose product is MAIIEVTNLYKRYGHTVAVDDVSFTVEEGEIFGILGPNGAGKTTTVECVSGLRTPDCGQVTVLGLDPRRDRRELRQKVGVQLQEHRLPDRQTVAEAMDLYRSFYHEPADGRRLLDMLGLAGKRDTPYRKLSGGQQQRLSVALALAGRPTVAVLDELTTGLDPQARRDTWDLIEEVRDTGVTIVLVTHFMDEAERLCDRLALIDAGRVVALDTPAGLVASVAAEQRVRFRPSAALDERLLTDLPEVTGVQHHGQQTVVTGTGNLLQAVTSVLARQRVVAHDLRVEQASLDDAFVTLTRKKSA